Below is a genomic region from Campylobacter geochelonis.
ATCACACCATCACTAACTTTTGCAAAAGCATTTACAACGACATTTGGCATAACACAAACTCCAACTCCAAATTTAGCACTTGGCGAAATCACGGCGCTTGGGTGGATTAAATTTACTACTTTAAAACCACACTTTTGAACTTTTTCTTGTAGTATAGCTCTTGTATCGTTTACTCCAACGCCTATAAAGATATCAAATTTAGGTAAATCTTTGCTAAATTTAGTATCACTACTATCATCTAAAAACACAACCTCATCGTATCCACAAGCTCTTGCGATATCAGATAAAACTTGCCCATGTCCGCTTGCTCCATAGATATAAATCTTAGTTTTTACCATTAAATTTCTCCGTTGTAGCCATGCCTTCTTTGCTAACGCCATCTTTTTTAATCACTTTTTTTATCGTTAAAAGTGCGATTTTAACATCTTGCATAAAGGTTAGATTACGCGCGTACTGCGTATCATACTCAAACTTTTTTTCCCAACTTATCGCATTTCGCCCATTAACTTGCGCAAGTCCAGTAATCCCTGGGCGAACGGTATGACGAAGACGTTGGTTTGAAGAGTAAATTTTAAGATATTCAACTAAAAGTGGTCTAGGACCGATAAAACTCATATCGCCTTTTAGCACATTAAAAAGCTGTGGAAGCTCATCAAGGCTTAGACTTCTGATTTTTTTGCCATACTCGTTTAAACGAAGCTCATCTGGTAGAAGTTCGCCATTTTCATCTTTTTCATCGCTCATTGTTTTAAATTTATAAATTTTAAAAATTTTTTCATTCAAACCCGGTCTTTCTTGCCTAAAAATGGGTGTGTGGCTTATGTTTTTGCGCACTAAAAAATAGACTATAAGCATGATTGGCGAGGTTAAAACTATCAAAATCAACGCACCAAAAAAGTCTAAAATTCGCTTAAAAAACATACTATACATCGATAAATTCCTTATAAATTTCTATATATTTTTCAACGATTATCTTTTCATCGTATTTTTCTAAGACCATATTTCGCCCATTTTCGCCCATTTTTTTAGCCATATTTTCATCATCAAGCAAACTCTCAATCTTACTAGCCAAATCCGCACTATCTTTCATCTTACAAATAAGCCCATTCGCGCCATCTTTAACCGCTTCAACGCACCCATCACAATCACTAACCACAACAGGCAAACTCATACTCATAGCCTCTAAAACAGTGATAGGAAAGCCCTCTTTGTAGCTTGGAAGCACGAACATATAAGCGCTTTTATAAAGCTCGCAAATATCGCGCCTCCAGCCAAGCCACATTACATTTTCATCTTTTAAAAATGCCTCATTTGCGCTTGATTTATTTCCCTCATAACCCTCGCCCACAAAGACAAAAACGCAGTCTTTTCTGTGTTTTAAAAGCTTAGCTGCCTCGTAAAACTCGCGCACGCCCTTATGCCACATAGCCCTACCCATCATCAAAACGACTTTTTTATCGCTTAAATTTAAGCTTTTATAAAGCTTGTTATCAAATTTAGCGCTGTTTACCCCAACGCTTTTTATACGAAAAACCTTGTTTTTATCTATTAAATTTTTACTTATCATATAGTCTGGATCTGAGTCATTTACAAAAATGCAGCCATTTGATTTGCTAAAAGCTTTTTTATACAGCCGTTCGATTATAAAGCAAATAGCTCTAGTTTTAAAATCGCTGTCTATATAAAAACTACCCAAACCTTCGACTAAATTTAGCACAACTTTTATGCCGATATCTTTGGCTACAAATGTGCCAAAAACGTTTGATTTGTGGGCTGAAGTTTGAAGCATATCTAAATTTAAGCTTTTTAAAACTTCTTTTAAATTTGAGTTGTTATCAAAAACCTTAAACGGATTTATACTAGCCTTATCAAGCTCGTAAGTTACGGTGTTAAACTCCTTTTCAAGCTCTTTTGTATAGGCTCCTTTTGGAGCTATAGCAAAGACTTCATGCCCCATTTTTGCTAACTCCCTCATAATTGGAGCGCGAAAGAAGTAGAGGCTCATATCCGCGTGACTTAAAAATCCGATTCTAGCCATTTTTTAATACCTTAATTTGCTTAAGCAAAACACGCGATATTCGCAATCGGTGGTTCGTAAAGTCGCAACGATAATTTGTATCGTTGCTTTGTTTACTCATATCCGCGTGACTTAAAAATCCGATTCTAGCCATTTTTTAATACCTTAATTTGCTTAAGCAAAACACGCGATATTCGCAATCGGTGGTTCGTAAAGTCGCAACGATAATTTGTATCGTTGCTTTGTTTACTCATATCCGCGTGACTTAAAAATCCGATTCTAGCCATTTTTTAATACCTTAATTTGCTTAAGCAAAACACGCGATATTCGCAATCGGTGGTTCGTAAAGTCGCAACGATAATTTGTATCGTTGCTTTGTTTACTCATATCCGCGTGACTTAAAAATCCGATTCTAGCCATTTTTTAATACCTTAATTTGCTTAAGCAAAACACGCGATATTCGCAACTTGTTTCTTTAAATATATCTAAATTTACACGCGAAAAAATTCTCATCTTAAAACTCCAAATTTTAAAGTCGCAAGTTGTCGTTTTAACACTAAATTTAGACTTTTTTTAACCAAATTCATCATCTTTTTAACCTATAGACTTTTGCATCTTTATCTAAAATCACTGGCTCAAAAAGCTCTTTATCATAATTTTCTAGCACAAAAAGTTGCACATATGTCGATTTAAACGCCTTTTCATCGGCTATTATAAATGTTCCATTCTCTTTTGTAAAAATCAAGTATAGCGCCCCATCAAGATCTACATCTATCGAGCTTACATTAAGCTTTTTGTTCGCATCATAACCAGTTTCATAAAATTTCTTTATCTTAAGCTGCTCACTGCCCATATTTATCGTTGTTAAATCATGGCTTATAAGCATACCGTTATCCAAAACAAGCCCATTATCACTGTTTGAAACTGCTTGAGCGGTTATAAAAATTTGGTTTTTATAACTTTTGCCATCTTTTAAATCCAAATTTGAAAAGTATGTAACAACTGGAAATATATTTAACATTCTTTTTGGCAAATAGTAGTAAATTTCACGCGTTTTTTGTGGCAACTCAAAGCTCTTAAAAGAAAGCGCGTATAAAAAGTCATCTATATCGGTTTGATTATAGTCTTTTAACATCTGATTTAAAAGTGCGAAATTTTGGTTAAATTGACGCTCTGTATACTCAACAGCAAGGCGCGCCATGTTTGCTGAGCTAGTTTGGTCTTTAAAAAGCGAAAAGCTAACTGGATAGTTATCATTTCCTAAGTGTTTTCCGCCATCTACAAGAGTTTTAACATCGCTATAGTAGCGAATCGGATAACCATAATCCCACCACGCAAGCACATAGTCCTCTCTGCCGGTTTTGTGTTTTAACTCATCTAAAACCTTAACTTCTTCGTGGAAAAACACGGTTGGACTTTTATACTCAACGATATGCTTAATGGCTGGAGTTAAAGCAAGCATGGTTATAACTACCAAAATAGAGTTTTTTACAGCATTTTTAAAACCAAGTAAATTTAGCAAATAAACAACTAAAAAACCAAATCCAAGCCCCATAACAGGAACTGCATAAATAGTAAATCTAAGTCCGGCTTTAACCGCTAAAAAGCCTAAAACCAAAAGTGGAAGCGAGATAAGAAATTCTTTATGTTTATAGCACAAAAGCGCATAACCAAAAAGAGATATGATAAACACAACCACGTGAGAACTAATGCGGTTCATAAAAATCTCAGGTGGGACTATGCCTGATTCTTGTATGGTTTGATTTACATTAAAAAATTTAAAAACCATACCTTGTTGGCTTACTTCAGCAACATCGCGTAAAATGTAGAATTTAAGCTGGAAAATTATAGGATTTAACCCACCCTTATAAGCAAAAACAGCAAAAACAACAACTCCTATGCTAGCTATTATTTTGTAGTTTAAATTCTTTAAAACAAACAGCAAAAACAGAGCAAAAATAGCTATAAATTTAACTTCAAAAGAGAGGTTAGAAAGTGCTAAAATGATTAAAATAATAGTTTGATAGTTTACTAAACTTTTTCTTTCAAAAACCAAAGTATATAGCAAAAACATAGTAAGAAAGCCCGAATTTAGCGTAAATGCCGAGCCATACCACCACTGATAAATCAGCACAAAAAACGGCGCTAAGATAATAGAATACCTATCTTGCTTCACAACTACTCGTATCATACCCCATAAAACAAAAACCGCTAAGGTGATATTTAGCATATCAGTATCGTAGTATCCTGCCATCGTGCGATTGTAGTAGCTGTTTGCCACACAGGCGATTAGTGCGCCTATAAGACCTGCTTTTGTAGCTCTAAACTCGTTTGCTATCATCACGATAGGCACGACAAGCAAGGAACTAAAAAACACACTCATATATAAAATCAACGCTTCAAAGCTAACTGGCAAAATGGTATATAAAAAAGCAGTTAGTTTTGAAAGCGGACTCCAAACATAGCTTAAGTCATTTGGCTGATGAAATCCAGCGATAATATCACGCGCGCCCTCTGCAAAGGCATATCCATCGCCGGTATTTATCATAACCTCGCCATTATACATCAAATCCTCAAAACCACTAGCCCACGAAACCCAGTAAAGCCTAATAGTTATACTAAAAATGAATGCGATAAAAATCAACGCAATTGTTAGAATTCTTGAGTTAAGCCTTGTTTTGTTCATAAATTTCCTCTAATTTAATAATAAGCTTTGAAGCTATATTTTTCTTTTCAAAAAAGCAAGCTCTTATTTTAGCCTTATTTTCATAAAACTTAACATAACTTGGCTCATCGATGGCTTTTTGCATCGCTGCTTGCGTGCTAGATAGATCATTTACACCGACTAAAACGCCCCACTCATTTTCACCCATAAGCTCTTTTGCGCCACTTTTATGATCGCTTGTAATCACTAGCTTTTCACACGCTAAAGCTTCTATTAAGGCGTTTGAAAATCCTTCAAAAAGCGAGGTAAAAACAAAAGCATAGCATTTTGACATATATTTATAAGGATTATTATCAAAGCCTAAAAGATGAACTCTTTTTTCTAAATCAAGCTCTTTAATTAACGCTTCAAGATACTCTCTTAAAATACCCTCGCCTAA
It encodes:
- the pglD gene encoding UDP-N-acetylbacillosamine N-acetyltransferase, coding for MVKTKIYIYGASGHGQVLSDIARACGYDEVVFLDDSSDTKFSKDLPKFDIFIGVGVNDTRAILQEKVQKCGFKVVNLIHPSAVISPSAKFGVGVCVMPNVVVNAFAKVSDGVILNSGCVVEHECVIERFAHISPNAALAGNVYVGEFSHIGIGSSVIQGIKIGSNVSVGAGSVVVRNLAPNGVYVGVPTKFIKEK
- the pglC gene encoding undecaprenyl phosphate N,N'-diacetylbacillosamine 1-phosphate transferase codes for the protein MYSMFFKRILDFFGALILIVLTSPIMLIVYFLVRKNISHTPIFRQERPGLNEKIFKIYKFKTMSDEKDENGELLPDELRLNEYGKKIRSLSLDELPQLFNVLKGDMSFIGPRPLLVEYLKIYSSNQRLRHTVRPGITGLAQVNGRNAISWEKKFEYDTQYARNLTFMQDVKIALLTIKKVIKKDGVSKEGMATTEKFNGKN
- the pglA gene encoding N,N'-diacetylbacillosaminyl-diphospho-undecaprenol alpha-1,3-N-acetylgalactosaminyltransferase — encoded protein: MARIGFLSHADMSLYFFRAPIMRELAKMGHEVFAIAPKGAYTKELEKEFNTVTYELDKASINPFKVFDNNSNLKEVLKSLNLDMLQTSAHKSNVFGTFVAKDIGIKVVLNLVEGLGSFYIDSDFKTRAICFIIERLYKKAFSKSNGCIFVNDSDPDYMISKNLIDKNKVFRIKSVGVNSAKFDNKLYKSLNLSDKKVVLMMGRAMWHKGVREFYEAAKLLKHRKDCVFVFVGEGYEGNKSSANEAFLKDENVMWLGWRRDICELYKSAYMFVLPSYKEGFPITVLEAMSMSLPVVVSDCDGCVEAVKDGANGLICKMKDSADLASKIESLLDDENMAKKMGENGRNMVLEKYDEKIIVEKYIEIYKEFIDV
- a CDS encoding STT3 domain-containing protein; the protein is MNKTRLNSRILTIALIFIAFIFSITIRLYWVSWASGFEDLMYNGEVMINTGDGYAFAEGARDIIAGFHQPNDLSYVWSPLSKLTAFLYTILPVSFEALILYMSVFFSSLLVVPIVMIANEFRATKAGLIGALIACVANSYYNRTMAGYYDTDMLNITLAVFVLWGMIRVVVKQDRYSIILAPFFVLIYQWWYGSAFTLNSGFLTMFLLYTLVFERKSLVNYQTIILIILALSNLSFEVKFIAIFALFLLFVLKNLNYKIIASIGVVVFAVFAYKGGLNPIIFQLKFYILRDVAEVSQQGMVFKFFNVNQTIQESGIVPPEIFMNRISSHVVVFIISLFGYALLCYKHKEFLISLPLLVLGFLAVKAGLRFTIYAVPVMGLGFGFLVVYLLNLLGFKNAVKNSILVVITMLALTPAIKHIVEYKSPTVFFHEEVKVLDELKHKTGREDYVLAWWDYGYPIRYYSDVKTLVDGGKHLGNDNYPVSFSLFKDQTSSANMARLAVEYTERQFNQNFALLNQMLKDYNQTDIDDFLYALSFKSFELPQKTREIYYYLPKRMLNIFPVVTYFSNLDLKDGKSYKNQIFITAQAVSNSDNGLVLDNGMLISHDLTTINMGSEQLKIKKFYETGYDANKKLNVSSIDVDLDGALYLIFTKENGTFIIADEKAFKSTYVQLFVLENYDKELFEPVILDKDAKVYRLKR